From a region of the Gymnogyps californianus isolate 813 chromosome 22, ASM1813914v2, whole genome shotgun sequence genome:
- the KDF1 gene encoding keratinocyte differentiation factor 1, with the protein MLGRKTGLPHNLNSHRQLNQSCQEAVPLRTRPSKETDVSLEVFSGSTSEIKQSRTRAQQMWDRKGRKADLKDSNGREAETITFISGTAEAPPNQSFCCSSLSQAWNTYKAVFCCIVTCGGCFQDCSVCIPYPGPAETSTDDGKNGDYNGRLPNSPANVSPAEKNGNPIKKSSMGSSFSYPDVKLKGIPVYQNRSPSHHLESDSCCKEQLPEKPFRNSIEKPPLPSSHRSSEEYYSFHESDLDISELNGSMSSREIDVLIFKKLTELFSVHQIDELAKCTSDTVFLEKTNKISDLINSITQDYNLDEQDAECRLVRGIIRISTRKSRVRPHISIPASQSHEEKSSRGNAPDSGNETMLESIVISQDDLAVQISEETPADVIARNMRRHSSAGSPTSRDSSFQDTETDSSGAPLLQVYC; encoded by the exons ATGCTGGGCCGGAAAACAGGACTCCCCCACAACCTGAACAGCCACCGCCAGCTGAACCAGTCCTGCCAGGAGGCTGTGCCCCTGCGGACCAGACCATCTAAGGAGACGGATGTCAGTTTGGAGGTGTTCAGCGGCTCTACGTCTGAAATCAAACAGAGCCGCACCAGAGCCCAGCAGATGTGGGATAGGAAAGGTCGCAAAGCTGACCTCAAAGACTCTAACgggagagaggcagaaacaaTTACCTTTATTTCTGGTACAGCAGAGGCTCCCCCAAACCAGAGCTTCTGctgttcctctctctctcaggcCTGGAACACATACAAGGCTGTTTTCTGTTGTATAGTGACCTGTGGGGGCTGCTTTCAGGACTGCAGTGTCTGTATCCCCTATCCGGGGCCTGCCGAGACCTCCACTGATGATGGAAAGAACGGAGATTATAATGGGCGACTGCCAAACAGCCCCGCCAACGTCTCTCCCGCTGAGAAGAATGGCAACCCGATCAAAAAGTCCAGCATGGGTAGCAGTTTCAGTTACCCAGATGTGAAACTGAAGGGCATTCCTGTCTATCAAAACAGGAGCCCCAGCCACCACCTGGAATCGGATTCGTGCTGCAAAGAGCAGCTGCCAGAGAAGCCCTTCAGGAACAGCATAGAAAAGCCACCGCTCCCCAGCAGCCACCGGAGTTCGGAGGAGTATTATTCCTTCCACGAGTCCGACCTGGACATCAGCGAGCTGAACGGTTCCATGTCCAGCAGGGAGATCGACGTCCTGATCTTCAAGAAACTGACGGAGCTCTTCAGCGTCCACCAGATCGATGAGCTGGCCAAGTGCACGTCAGACACTGTCTTCCTGGAGAAGACCAACAAGATCTCGGACCTCATCAATAGCATAACTCAGGACTACAACCTGGATGAGCAGGATGCTGAATGCAGGCTGGTCCGAGGCATCATACGCATCAGCACCCGGAAAAGCAGAGTCCGGCCCCATATTTCTAtcccagccagccagagccacGAGGAGAAGTCCAGCAGAGGCAACGCACCCGATAGCGGCAATGAAACGATGCTAGAGTCCATAGTCATCAGCCAAGACG ATTTGGCCGTGCAAATATCGGAAGAAACACCAGCAGATGTGATAGCCAGGAATATGAGGCGGCATAGCAGCGCAG